In a genomic window of Holophagaceae bacterium:
- a CDS encoding S9 family peptidase: MASDPKPPLAAKSAHTEVRHGETVKDDYFWLREKTNPEVAKYLEAENAFTESQTQELKPFSEALYKEMLGRIKQTDLSVPARRGEWFYYSRTVEGQQYPIQCRKHGSAAGIDKGAEEEVLLDQNELAKGKKYLGLGSFDVSDDGRKLMFTTDDTGFRQYKLFIKDLETGAVTAPLADRVTSTEWASDSATVFFTTEDAVTKRSDTLWRMDPGSTPQKVYEEKNELYRMGVGRTKDKKFLIVYIGATDSTEMRYLDAARPKEEPKVFLPREKDHKYGIDHREGLFYIRTNKGAKNYRVVTAPDADLDPKAWKEFIPHDPAALLEGVELFKDFIVATTKAEGLTRFRVLNFAKGQWHNFAFPEEVYAAFPGGNPEYDTRLLRFNYQSPVTPNSVYDYDMATRKRKLLKQTEVLGGFDASRYACKRLWAEARDGKKIPISAVYRKGTKLDGKNPLWLYAYGSYGYGMSAAFSSNNLSLLDRGVVFAIAHIRGGNEMGEAWHDDGMLMKKKNTFTDFIDSADWLIANRWTAKDRLVIEGGSAGGLLMGAVTNLRPDLFKAVHAAVPFVDVMNTMMDATLPLTVGEYLEWGNPNEKAAYDYMRSYSPYDNIEKKNYPAILVTTSFNDSQVMYWEPAKYVAKLRVSKTDSNPLLLKCKMDPAGHGGASGRYDALKDKAFEMAWMLRQVGIKK; the protein is encoded by the coding sequence ATGGCAAGTGACCCCAAGCCGCCCTTGGCCGCCAAAAGCGCCCACACGGAAGTCCGCCATGGCGAAACCGTGAAGGATGATTATTTCTGGCTGCGGGAGAAGACGAATCCGGAGGTGGCGAAATACCTCGAAGCGGAGAACGCTTTCACCGAATCCCAGACCCAGGAGCTGAAACCGTTCAGCGAGGCCCTCTACAAGGAAATGCTCGGCCGCATCAAGCAGACGGACCTGAGCGTGCCGGCGCGGCGCGGCGAATGGTTCTACTATTCCCGCACGGTGGAGGGCCAGCAGTACCCCATCCAGTGCCGCAAGCACGGTTCCGCGGCCGGCATCGACAAGGGCGCCGAGGAAGAAGTCCTGCTGGACCAGAACGAGCTGGCCAAAGGCAAGAAATACCTCGGCCTGGGCTCCTTCGATGTGAGCGACGATGGCAGGAAGCTCATGTTCACCACGGACGACACCGGCTTCAGGCAGTACAAATTATTCATCAAGGATCTGGAGACTGGCGCTGTCACGGCCCCCCTGGCCGACCGGGTGACTTCCACCGAGTGGGCCTCGGACAGCGCCACGGTCTTTTTCACCACCGAGGACGCCGTCACCAAGCGTTCCGACACACTCTGGCGCATGGACCCAGGGTCGACCCCCCAGAAGGTGTACGAGGAGAAGAACGAGCTGTACCGCATGGGCGTGGGCCGCACCAAGGACAAGAAATTCCTCATCGTCTATATCGGCGCCACGGACTCCACTGAAATGCGCTACCTGGACGCGGCCAGGCCGAAGGAGGAACCCAAGGTCTTCCTGCCCCGGGAGAAGGACCACAAATACGGCATCGACCATCGGGAGGGGCTCTTCTACATCCGCACCAACAAGGGCGCGAAGAACTACCGCGTGGTCACCGCGCCGGATGCGGACCTCGATCCGAAAGCCTGGAAGGAATTCATTCCGCATGACCCTGCGGCCCTGCTGGAGGGCGTGGAGCTGTTCAAGGATTTCATCGTGGCGACCACCAAGGCCGAAGGCCTCACGCGCTTCCGCGTGCTGAATTTCGCCAAGGGGCAGTGGCATAATTTCGCCTTTCCCGAGGAAGTCTATGCGGCCTTCCCCGGAGGCAATCCGGAATACGACACCCGCCTGCTGCGGTTCAATTACCAGTCCCCGGTGACGCCCAACAGCGTCTATGACTACGACATGGCCACCCGGAAGCGGAAACTCCTGAAGCAGACCGAGGTCCTGGGTGGTTTCGACGCGTCCAGGTATGCCTGCAAACGGCTCTGGGCCGAGGCCAGGGATGGCAAGAAGATCCCGATCTCCGCCGTGTACCGCAAAGGCACCAAGCTGGACGGCAAGAATCCCCTCTGGCTCTACGCCTACGGATCCTACGGCTACGGGATGAGCGCGGCCTTTTCCAGCAACAACCTGAGCCTGCTGGACCGGGGCGTGGTCTTCGCCATCGCCCACATCCGGGGCGGGAATGAAATGGGCGAAGCCTGGCACGACGACGGCATGCTGATGAAGAAGAAGAACACCTTCACCGATTTCATCGACAGCGCCGATTGGCTTATCGCGAACCGATGGACAGCCAAGGACCGCCTGGTCATCGAAGGGGGCAGCGCCGGAGGCCTGCTCATGGGCGCCGTCACCAACCTGCGGCCCGACCTCTTCAAGGCGGTGCATGCGGCGGTGCCCTTCGTGGATGTGATGAACACCATGATGGACGCCACGCTGCCCCTCACCGTGGGCGAGTACCTGGAGTGGGGCAACCCCAATGAGAAGGCCGCCTACGACTACATGAGGTCCTACAGCCCCTACGACAACATCGAAAAGAAGAACTACCCGGCGATCCTCGTCACCACCAGCTTCAACGACAGCCAGGTGATGTACTGGGAGCCCGCCAAGTACGTGGCCAAGCTGCGCGTCTCAAAGACCGATTCAAACCCGCTGCTGCTGAAATGCAAGATGGACCCGGCGGGCCACGGCGGCGCCTCTGGGCGTTACGACGCGCTCAAGGACAAGGCTTTCGAGATGGCCTGGATGTTGAGGCAGGTGGGGATCAAGAAATAG
- a CDS encoding sodium-translocating pyrophosphatase: protein MSAWTGTTIRLLGGSMNTPGTCMAAMARLFGFLSSPRILKGAAFAMFSLFAASPAFAGGEAELKIPALEGSFMGMTGHNLLLIGLFICVLGIAFGLVQYSQIRKLPVHKSMLEISELIYETCKTYLLTQIKFIAILWAFIAVIMVAYFKFLAHTPMSWAQVVVVLLFSIIGILGSVAVAWFGIRINTFANSRTAFASLGGKPYPTMAIPMKSGMSIGMLLISVELFLMLAILLFIPGDSAGPCFIGFAIGESLGAAALRIAGGIFTKIADIGSDLMKIVFKIKEDDARNPGVIADCTGDNAGDSVGPTADGFETYGVTGVALITFIILAVPVPAMQVSLLVWIFVMRVGMIVTSAISYWLNAAWAKAKFKDAAKFNFETPLTTLVWLTSILSIVMTYILSKALIGDIPNGMWWKLSTIITCGTLAGALIPELVKVFTSTNSGHVKEVVTASKEGGASLNIISGLVAGYFSAYWMGLCIVVLMGAAYFVSTFGLEVHMVAPAIFSFGLVAFGFLGMGPVTIAVDSYGPVTDNAQSVYELSTIEAIPGIEQDIEKDFGFKPDFENAKMYLEENDGAGNTFKATAKPVLIGTAVVGATTLIFSIIQLLNGKFGPDNVFKGLSIINPLFLLGLITGGAVIFWFSGAACQAVATGAYRAVEFIKQNINLDAGAEKASVEDSKKVVEICTLYAQKGMFNIFLAVFFSTLAFACANHYFFIGYLISIAIFGLYQAIFMANAGGAWDNAKKLVETELKAKGTPLHDACVVGDTVGDPFKDTSSVAMNPVIKFTTLFGLLAVELAIELNPDTAHIAALIFFLISTVFVWRSFYGMRIPAVEMK, encoded by the coding sequence ATGTCTGCGTGGACCGGGACGACCATACGATTGTTGGGAGGTTCGATGAACACACCGGGTACCTGTATGGCGGCGATGGCACGCCTGTTCGGCTTTTTGTCCTCCCCCCGCATCCTCAAAGGCGCGGCGTTCGCGATGTTCTCCCTGTTCGCCGCGTCCCCGGCCTTCGCCGGCGGCGAGGCGGAACTGAAGATCCCGGCCCTCGAGGGCAGCTTCATGGGAATGACGGGGCACAATCTGCTGCTGATCGGGCTTTTCATCTGCGTGCTGGGCATCGCCTTCGGCCTCGTGCAGTACAGCCAGATCCGCAAACTCCCGGTGCACAAATCGATGCTCGAGATCTCCGAGCTGATCTATGAGACCTGCAAGACCTATCTGCTGACCCAAATAAAGTTCATCGCCATCCTGTGGGCCTTCATCGCCGTGATCATGGTGGCGTACTTCAAATTCCTGGCCCACACGCCCATGAGCTGGGCCCAGGTGGTGGTCGTGCTGCTCTTCTCCATCATCGGCATTCTGGGTTCGGTGGCGGTCGCCTGGTTCGGCATCCGCATCAACACCTTCGCCAATTCCCGCACGGCCTTCGCATCCCTCGGCGGCAAGCCCTACCCGACCATGGCGATCCCCATGAAGTCCGGCATGTCCATCGGCATGCTGCTCATCTCGGTGGAACTGTTCCTGATGCTGGCGATCCTGCTCTTCATCCCCGGTGATTCCGCCGGCCCCTGCTTCATCGGCTTCGCCATCGGCGAATCCCTTGGCGCCGCGGCCCTCCGCATCGCCGGCGGCATCTTCACCAAGATCGCCGACATCGGCTCGGATCTGATGAAGATCGTATTCAAGATCAAGGAAGACGATGCCCGCAACCCTGGCGTCATCGCTGATTGCACCGGCGACAACGCGGGCGATTCGGTGGGCCCCACGGCCGACGGCTTCGAGACCTACGGCGTCACGGGCGTCGCGCTCATCACCTTCATCATCCTGGCGGTGCCGGTGCCTGCCATGCAGGTCTCCCTGCTGGTCTGGATCTTCGTCATGCGCGTGGGCATGATCGTGACCTCAGCGATCTCCTACTGGCTGAACGCCGCCTGGGCGAAAGCCAAGTTCAAGGACGCCGCCAAATTCAACTTCGAAACTCCTTTGACCACGCTGGTCTGGCTGACGTCCATCCTTTCCATCGTGATGACCTACATCCTGTCCAAGGCGCTCATCGGCGACATCCCCAACGGCATGTGGTGGAAGCTCTCCACCATCATCACCTGCGGAACCCTGGCTGGCGCCTTGATCCCTGAACTGGTGAAGGTCTTCACCTCCACCAATTCCGGCCATGTCAAAGAAGTCGTCACGGCCTCCAAGGAAGGCGGCGCCTCCCTGAACATCATCTCCGGCCTGGTGGCGGGCTACTTCTCCGCCTATTGGATGGGCCTCTGCATCGTCGTCCTCATGGGCGCGGCCTACTTCGTCTCCACCTTCGGGCTCGAAGTCCACATGGTGGCCCCGGCCATCTTCTCCTTCGGCCTGGTGGCCTTCGGCTTCCTGGGCATGGGCCCCGTCACCATCGCCGTGGATTCCTACGGCCCCGTGACCGACAACGCCCAATCGGTCTACGAGCTCTCCACCATCGAAGCCATCCCGGGCATCGAGCAGGACATCGAGAAGGACTTCGGCTTCAAGCCCGATTTCGAGAATGCGAAGATGTACCTGGAAGAGAACGACGGGGCGGGCAACACCTTCAAGGCCACCGCCAAGCCCGTGCTCATCGGCACGGCGGTCGTGGGTGCCACGACGCTGATCTTCTCCATCATCCAGCTGCTCAACGGGAAGTTCGGCCCCGACAACGTCTTCAAGGGACTGTCCATCATCAATCCCCTGTTCCTGCTGGGCCTCATCACCGGCGGCGCGGTCATCTTCTGGTTCTCGGGCGCCGCCTGCCAGGCGGTCGCCACGGGCGCCTACCGGGCGGTGGAATTCATCAAGCAGAACATCAACCTGGACGCCGGCGCCGAGAAGGCCTCGGTGGAGGACTCCAAGAAGGTCGTGGAGATCTGCACCCTGTACGCCCAGAAGGGCATGTTCAACATCTTCCTGGCGGTGTTCTTCTCCACCCTGGCCTTCGCCTGCGCGAACCATTACTTCTTCATCGGCTACCTGATCTCCATCGCCATTTTCGGCCTCTACCAGGCCATCTTCATGGCCAATGCCGGCGGCGCCTGGGACAACGCCAAGAAGCTCGTGGAAACCGAGCTGAAGGCCAAGGGCACGCCCCTCCACGATGCCTGCGTCGTGGGCGACACCGTGGGCGATCCCTTCAAGGACACCTCTTCGGTGGCCATGAATCCGGTCATCAAGTTCACGACCCTCTTCGGCCTCCTGGCCGTCGAGCTCGCCATCGAACTCAACCCGGACACTGCGCACATCGCGGCCCTGATCTTCTTCCTGATTTCCACGGTCTTCGTATGGCGCTCCTTCTACGGCATGCGGATCCCGGCGGTGGAAATGAAGTAG